Genomic DNA from Hyalangium minutum:
GAACCCAGAAGACCCACGGCTGCTCATGAGCTCATCGGCTCTGCGCATCCGCCTCAACCATTGGGAGACCGCGCCAAGGTCCTCCTGGAAGGCCTGCTGGCGATCCTCCTCTCTGCCAACCAGGTTGAGCTTGGTAATGAGCGTTCCGCACTTCGGGCATCCGCCGTAGACACCGCTGGCGACGTCCCCGTATCGCTCGTTTGTCACGAACTCTTTCCCGCAACGGAAACACTTGTATCGATAGAGCGGCATGACGTATCGCCTCACGAGCTGGGCATCGACTGCGCCTCACTCGGCGAGGGCTCTCTGGGACAATGGGGATGATGCCTGGCGAGAACAGCAGCACCATCCCTGTCTGTCAAAATCTTGGCTCGCGCGCTTCGCCTTTCATGGCGAGCGTCACAGACTCCAGGCATTCGTGGGGGCTAGGTTCCTCGCTCGCGACGAATGGAACACTGCATACATACGAGTTCGGCTTTGAGCCGATGCCGGCTGCGGCAGAGGAGTGACCCTCTACACACTCGGGGGCGAGCGCAAGCTGCTCGCGGCTGGGAGCGCCCCGGCCTCGCTCAAGAGGCAGAGCGCCCACCAATCTCCGGGAATCGCTCATAGGCTCGCTTCAACGCGTCGAGGTGTGCGGGGATGTCGAGTTCGAGCGGTGCCTCAGTGAGATGAACCACCCACCCGCCCGACGCCGTGCGCCGCGAGCGTGAGAGCAGTTCGGCATCGCGCGCCGGGTCTGGAAACCCGATGGCTCGTGCGGCAGCGGCAGACCAATAGTTCAGCCACCCAAGCCGATGCGGAATCTCTGGCGAGCGCATGGCACTCGGGGACTTGAGCACCGGCAATCCGCGAGGAGGGGGCTCCAGGTCGTCTGGCCGGCTCTTCGTCTGGCGTGCGATGTCCACCCCTGCGCTGAAGGGCGTCGCGAGCCCCCAGCACGCGCGAGCCCCCTCCGCGACGGCCTCCAGCACCTCCGCTGCCGCCGCGATGCCCTTGGCCGCAAGTGGCAGCACGGCATGGACTTCAAACTGGGCCTGACCGCCCGGGGCGAGCTGCGTCGGCTTCTCCCAGCCTGTCACCGTGACTCGAAAACCATCATCCTCGTTGCGAAGGAGCGGAAAGCCACGCCCGTTGGGCCTCCCTCGGGCGAGAAATGCCTCGCGCTGCGGCACAGGGATGCGCTTCCCCTCGCTCGAAATCGTCCACTCCAGGCGCAAGCCAGGGAGCGCGCGCTCCATTCCATGAACCACAGCCGAAGGGCGGCCATCGTTGCCCTCGAGTCCAGGCGCGTAGACGGCCAGGGCGATTTCATTGGGACGCGTGGCAGGCATTTCAACACCAGTCCATGACTTCGATGAGGCCCCGGAGATCTGGATCCGCGAGTTCCAGCGCGGCTTTGTGCGCAAGGCTCCGCACACCGACCCGGAAGTGAAATCCGCAAGCCAGAGCGAGGCCACGCTCAATCCGCAACTTCTCTACCTGGCTGTCGACCACAATTTCTCGAAGGTCGGGCGAGTACGTATCGAAGTTGTCGGTCTTGACCTCCCACAACGTGCGGGTGGCCAGTTGCAGCGCGTCGAAGTGCTTTCCGTTGACGAGCACATCCCAGCCGGGGAAGCCGTTA
This window encodes:
- a CDS encoding DUF5953 family protein, whose translation is MPATRPNEIALAVYAPGLEGNDGRPSAVVHGMERALPGLRLEWTISSEGKRIPVPQREAFLARGRPNGRGFPLLRNEDDGFRVTVTGWEKPTQLAPGGQAQFEVHAVLPLAAKGIAAAAEVLEAVAEGARACWGLATPFSAGVDIARQTKSRPDDLEPPPRGLPVLKSPSAMRSPEIPHRLGWLNYWSAAAARAIGFPDPARDAELLSRSRRTASGGWVVHLTEAPLELDIPAHLDALKRAYERFPEIGGRSAS